A section of the Equus caballus isolate H_3958 breed thoroughbred chromosome 21, TB-T2T, whole genome shotgun sequence genome encodes:
- the LOC100069611 gene encoding LOW QUALITY PROTEIN: olfactory receptor 2W3 (The sequence of the model RefSeq protein was modified relative to this genomic sequence to represent the inferred CDS: inserted 2 bases in 2 codons), with protein sequence MDETNDSAWGNFILLGFYNCPHLERILSVVILIAYLLTLVGNSTIILVSQLDFHPHTPMYFFLTDLSFLDLSFTTSSIPQLLYNLSGGDKTISHTDCAIQLFLFLGLGGVECLLLAVRAYDGFVAVCKPLHYMVIRNPCLCMAMVLVAWGCGMANSLTMSPVTLLLPRYENHHVDHFLCETPTLIRMACVNTAAVEGTAFFLAVGIVLSPLVFILVSYGYMMRAVLQIQXSGRQKAFSTCGSHLTVVSLFYGNIIYMYMQPGNSSSQDQGKFLTLFXLNTLIYTLGNKEVKGALRRLLLGDREVGKM encoded by the exons ATGGATGAAACCAATGACAGTGCCTGGGGAAATTTCATCCTTTTGGGGTTTTACAATTGCCCGCATCTGGAGAGGATCCTCTCTGTGGTCATCTTGATTGCATATCTCCTGACCCTTGTGGGCAACAGCACCATCATCCTGGTGTCCCAGCTGGACTTCCACccccacactcccatgtacttcttcctcaccgacctctccttcctggacctcagttttACCACCAGCTCCATCCCCCAGCTGCTCTATAACCTGAGTGGAGGTGACAAGACAATCAGCCACACAGACTGTGCTATCCAGCTCTTCCTATTCCTGGGTCTGGGTGGTGTGGAGTGTCTGCTCCTGGCTGTCAGGGCATATGACGGCTTTGTTGCAGTCTGCAAACCACTTCACTACATGGTGATCAGGAATCCATGCCTCTGCATGGCCATGGtgttggtggcctggggctgtgGGATGGCCAACTCCTTGACCATGTCCCCAGTCACACTGCTCTTGCCACGCTATGAGAACCACCATGTGGACCACTTCCTGTGTGAGACGCCCACCCTGATCAGGATGGCCTGTGTCAATACAGCTGCTGTTGAGGGCACTGCCTTTTTCCTAGCAGTAGGCATTGTGCTGTCACCTCTGGTATTTATCCTAGTCTCCTATGGCTACATGATGAGGGCAGTGTTACAAATTC TGTCAGGGAGGCAAAAGGCCTTCAGCACCTGTGGCTCCCATCTCACGGTGGTCTCACTTTTCTATGGAAACATCATCTACATGTACATGCAACCTGGGAACAGCTCTTCCCAAGACCAGGGAAAGTTCCTCACCCTCT TCCTGAACACCCTGATCTACACCCTCGGAAACAAAGAGGTGAAGGGGGCACTGAGGAGGCTGCTGCTGGGTGACAGAGAGGTAGGAAAGATGTAA